DNA sequence from the Sinorhizobium sp. RAC02 genome:
TGAATTGCGGTCACACCTCGTCCCCCTGCTCGTGGCCCCAGGGCTCAACGACCCCTCGACCGGTTTCAGTCTCTGCAAACCGCGACGAGACAGGAGGCTGATACGCCCAGCCTCCGTCAACTGCGATTGGCTCCGGTCACGCGGCCGCTGCTGGAGCCGCCTCGACCTCGGCCTGGGCAGCGGACAGCGCTTCGCGCAGCGCGGCTTCCTTGGTCTCGTCGAACGATGTCTGTAAAAGCTCGCCGCCCACGCCCTTGAGATCGGCCAGAACCTTGTCGGTCGTCATCTTGCGCACAAGCAGGAAGAGACCGGCCGTACCCGGCTGAAGCGCGCCCGCGGCGTCCTTCATGAACCTGTCGTTGATACCAACATCACTGAGTTGGCCGCCGAATGCACCGGAAGCCGCACCAAGCGCCGTTCCAACCAGCGGCATCAGGAAGATGGCGCCGATCAACGTGCCCCAAAGAGCGCCGGACACTGCGCCCCGCGCGGTAAGATTGACAAGCTGGTTCAGCTTGATCTGACCCTTCTCGTTCTTGACGACGACAACGGCATCGCCAAGTTCGATCAGATATTCCCGTTGAAGCGACAGCACTTTCTGGCGCACTTCCTCTGCCTTGTCTTCCGTCGGAAATGCGATGAAAACCAGATCGCTCATGTCGAGATCCTCTAGTTGAAACTCATTGAGCCGCCAGC
Encoded proteins:
- a CDS encoding DUF1269 domain-containing protein, translated to MSDLVFIAFPTEDKAEEVRQKVLSLQREYLIELGDAVVVVKNEKGQIKLNQLVNLTARGAVSGALWGTLIGAIFLMPLVGTALGAASGAFGGQLSDVGINDRFMKDAAGALQPGTAGLFLLVRKMTTDKVLADLKGVGGELLQTSFDETKEAALREALSAAQAEVEAAPAAAA